The following are encoded together in the Candidatus Binatia bacterium genome:
- a CDS encoding serine hydrolase domain-containing protein, translated as MPAAQIHGSCDPRFERVREAFAGNFAQHGEIGASLAVIAGGRTVVDLWGGHADAARTRAWERDTLVNVFSVGKGVLALAMLMLVDRGLVDLDAPVCRYWPEFAAAGKEAITVRQLLAHQAGLPAVREVLPDGAMYDWERMTSALAAQSPWWRPGTRHGYHVNTFGFLVGEVVRRTSGLKPGAFIRNEIAAPLDADFVIGVAPRDDARVAEFVWLAELATVPEVDRTRIRDEELMQLHTYFNPRGASGHGTVNDTQWRRADYPSTNGHATALGIARIYGVVAAGGRAGMVSREALDEGAREHSVGIDAVLGRPSRFGLGFQLAPLDKPIGPNPGVVLHFGAGGALGFADSVAGVAFGYAMNRMGPRYHNPTNRNLIGALYECL; from the coding sequence ATGCCTGCCGCGCAAATCCACGGCAGCTGCGACCCGCGCTTCGAACGCGTGCGCGAGGCCTTCGCGGGAAATTTCGCCCAACACGGCGAGATCGGCGCTTCGCTGGCGGTCATTGCCGGCGGGCGCACCGTCGTCGATCTGTGGGGCGGGCATGCCGACGCTGCGCGAACGCGTGCGTGGGAGCGCGACACGCTCGTCAATGTGTTTTCGGTGGGCAAGGGCGTGCTCGCGCTGGCGATGCTGATGCTCGTCGATCGCGGCCTGGTCGATCTCGATGCTCCGGTATGCCGTTACTGGCCGGAATTTGCGGCGGCCGGAAAGGAAGCGATCACCGTGCGCCAGCTGCTCGCCCACCAGGCGGGCCTGCCGGCTGTGCGCGAAGTTCTGCCCGACGGCGCGATGTACGACTGGGAACGCATGACGTCGGCACTCGCCGCGCAGTCTCCGTGGTGGAGGCCGGGGACGCGCCACGGCTACCACGTCAACACGTTCGGATTTCTCGTCGGCGAAGTCGTGCGGCGCACCAGCGGCTTGAAGCCCGGAGCTTTCATTCGCAATGAGATCGCGGCCCCTCTCGATGCCGATTTCGTGATCGGCGTTGCGCCCCGGGACGATGCAAGGGTGGCCGAGTTCGTCTGGCTTGCGGAGCTTGCCACGGTGCCCGAGGTCGATCGCACGCGCATCCGCGACGAAGAGCTGATGCAGCTGCATACCTATTTCAATCCGCGGGGCGCCTCCGGTCACGGCACCGTCAACGACACGCAGTGGCGCCGCGCCGACTATCCGTCGACCAACGGCCATGCCACCGCGCTCGGCATCGCCAGGATCTACGGCGTCGTCGCCGCGGGAGGTCGCGCAGGCATGGTGTCGCGCGAGGCGCTCGACGAAGGCGCGCGTGAGCACTCGGTCGGAATCGATGCGGTGCTCGGACGTCCGTCGCGATTCGGGCTCGGTTTCCAGCTTGCGCCGCTCGACAAGCCGATCGGGCCGAATCCGGGGGTCGTGCTGCACTTCGGCGCCGGCGGTGCCCTCGGTTTTGCCGATTCCGTTGCCGGTGTCGCGTTCGGCTATGCGATGAACCGGATGGGGCCGCGCTACCACAACCCGACCAACCGCAACCTGATCGGGGCTCTGTACGAGTGTCTGTAG
- the tpx gene encoding thiol peroxidase, whose translation MSKTTLRGNPVTLAGNLPKVGDTAPDFNLTGSDMAPITKQSLAGKKKVIVTLPSLDTPVCQIETRKFNEQASSLGENVVVVVASVDTPFAAKRFCTTEGLDRVKSGSDIRDRDFGKRWGVAIADGPLMGATARAVFVVDEHDKVTYSELVDDIAHEPNYDAALAALKH comes from the coding sequence ATGTCGAAAACCACCCTTCGCGGAAACCCCGTCACCCTGGCCGGAAACCTGCCGAAAGTCGGCGACACCGCGCCCGACTTCAACCTGACCGGCTCCGACATGGCGCCGATCACGAAACAGAGCCTTGCCGGAAAGAAAAAAGTCATCGTGACGCTGCCGAGCCTGGATACGCCGGTGTGCCAGATCGAGACGCGCAAATTCAACGAGCAGGCGTCGTCGCTCGGTGAGAACGTCGTCGTCGTCGTCGCCAGCGTCGACACGCCGTTTGCCGCCAAGCGCTTCTGCACGACCGAAGGGCTCGACCGCGTAAAGTCCGGCAGCGACATCCGCGACCGCGACTTCGGCAAGCGCTGGGGCGTCGCGATCGCCGACGGCCCCCTGATGGGCGCCACGGCGCGCGCCGTCTTCGTCGTCGACGAGCACGACAAGGTCACCTACAGCGAACTGGTCGACGACATCGCGCACGAGCCGAACTACGATGCGGCGCTTGCGGCGCTGAAGCACTGA
- a CDS encoding ATP-binding protein, with protein MSESSTKIGHVISVAGSRVSALLVYTSSDGNSMGVARSAVQVGAIARIETGHSTVFGMISSLRTENPSFPPVADEKHFFELDLLGEAMKDVATGTEGGFQRGVSVYPGLGSEVFTATRADLERVYARPAASNVRVGAIHQDRTLPAFVTTDHLVGKHFAVLGTSGSGKSCTAALLLRAILDQNTSGHVVLLDPHNEYRQAFGERAEIVSPQNMELPYWLLNFEETVELLVGRDGMQQETEVGILKGGILEAKRRYVGEGRDTSYITVDTPVPYRMATLLQYLDRQMGRLDKPETSAPYMRIKDRIETLTADSRYSFMFSGMFISDNMAKIIGRLLRIPVGGKPITLVDLSGVPSEIVEVLVSMISRMIFDFTLWSERNKAVPVLLVCEEAHRYVPKGEAAFPSARKALARIAKEGRKYGVALCLITQRPSEISPEVLSQCNTLFALRMSNFPDQEFVAKTLPDSSGGLINALPALRTQEAIVVGEGVNVPVRLTMDNLAEEFRPRSGSAKFAAAWRQETTPQGFVEQTVERWRRQQRD; from the coding sequence GTGAGCGAAAGTTCGACCAAGATCGGTCACGTCATTTCGGTGGCGGGATCCCGCGTTTCTGCGCTGCTCGTCTACACGTCGAGCGACGGCAACAGCATGGGCGTCGCACGCTCGGCGGTGCAGGTCGGCGCCATCGCCCGCATCGAGACGGGGCACTCGACCGTCTTCGGCATGATTTCCAGCCTGCGCACCGAAAATCCGTCCTTCCCGCCGGTGGCCGACGAGAAGCACTTCTTCGAACTGGATCTTCTCGGCGAAGCGATGAAGGACGTCGCCACGGGAACCGAAGGCGGCTTCCAGCGCGGCGTCTCCGTCTACCCGGGCCTCGGCTCCGAGGTCTTTACCGCGACGCGCGCGGACCTCGAGCGCGTCTACGCAAGGCCGGCCGCCTCCAACGTCCGCGTCGGCGCCATTCACCAGGATCGCACGCTGCCGGCGTTCGTCACCACCGACCACCTCGTCGGCAAACACTTCGCGGTGCTCGGCACGTCGGGGTCCGGCAAGTCGTGCACGGCAGCGCTGCTGCTGCGCGCGATCCTCGACCAGAACACCAGCGGCCACGTCGTGCTGCTCGATCCGCACAACGAATATCGCCAGGCCTTCGGCGAGAGGGCCGAGATCGTCTCGCCGCAGAACATGGAACTGCCGTACTGGCTGCTCAATTTCGAGGAGACCGTCGAGCTGCTGGTCGGTCGCGACGGCATGCAGCAGGAGACCGAGGTCGGCATTCTCAAGGGCGGCATCCTCGAGGCCAAGCGGCGCTACGTCGGCGAAGGCCGCGACACGAGCTACATCACCGTGGACACACCGGTGCCGTACCGCATGGCGACGCTGCTGCAGTACCTCGATCGCCAGATGGGACGCCTCGACAAACCCGAGACCAGCGCGCCGTACATGCGCATCAAGGACCGCATCGAGACGCTGACGGCCGACTCTCGCTACAGCTTCATGTTCTCGGGCATGTTCATCTCCGACAACATGGCCAAGATCATCGGCCGACTGCTGCGCATTCCGGTCGGAGGAAAGCCGATCACGCTCGTCGATCTCTCGGGAGTTCCTTCCGAGATCGTCGAGGTCCTGGTCTCGATGATCAGCCGCATGATCTTCGACTTCACGCTGTGGTCCGAGCGCAACAAGGCCGTGCCGGTGTTGCTCGTCTGCGAGGAAGCGCACCGCTACGTGCCGAAGGGCGAGGCCGCGTTTCCGTCGGCGCGCAAGGCGCTCGCGCGAATCGCCAAGGAAGGGCGCAAGTACGGCGTCGCGCTGTGCCTGATCACGCAGCGGCCGTCGGAAATCTCGCCGGAAGTGCTGTCGCAGTGCAACACGCTGTTCGCGCTTCGCATGAGCAATTTCCCCGACCAGGAGTTCGTCGCCAAGACGCTGCCCGACAGCTCGGGCGGCCTCATCAATGCTCTTCCGGCGCTTCGAACCCAGGAAGCGATCGTCGTCGGCGAAGGCGTCAACGTGCCCGTGCGCCTGACGATGGACAATCTTGCCGAAGAGTTCCGGCCCCGCAGCGGCTCGGCCAAGTTCGCCGCCGCGTGGAGGCAGGAAACCACTCCGCAGGGGTTCGTCGAGCAGACCGTCGAGAGGTGGAGGCGCCAGCAGCGCGACTAG
- a CDS encoding tetratricopeptide repeat protein — protein sequence MRRCTGAALALVALAAFGGCAALGQMRGNPASTSHGDDAKAEPVGAAGVEMVRSALGAGNLDSAEELLKKALAPPPGTKPPDDPSRNVIHQTPQTPELLLLRAELRIRQQRYPEAESDALGTMALVPATSSAADVVQQSSKTKNEAAPRQLTQRMIHVHMAELYENAGRDDSARQHLEEARRLCLEDPDLAAHGDCEIERQGLVRILVARGQYGKAEPLVLAEIADIQSRFGSFDIRLSVAFCDAARFYARQGKYDLAGPLYARGLDVWKNSRDQAFTDYTNALVSGQPSPFDPEFLRPRAGHLVFAAPCGLEDQPELLFKLGKPESAADAAAYEQQLWAGDTEAGASAQSALDALEARGGDALDIAAARHAVAFVALKKRESDAAERELRGVVDAYTAAWPTLPLSERRYRCQDYLAALESLVELLRSSKRFPEAVTLGHTATEVASATLDAYDSLRLDTLLSLAKTYREMNDVDNAEAAAGNYLDAIIAARGDTSPDYAWALRTISFAYLLKDEIDASERMEMQAKAIWAKQSTVAPAF from the coding sequence GCCAGATGCGCGGCAACCCTGCCTCCACCTCGCACGGCGACGACGCCAAAGCAGAGCCGGTCGGCGCCGCGGGCGTCGAGATGGTGCGCTCGGCCCTTGGCGCCGGAAACCTGGACAGCGCCGAAGAGCTGCTGAAGAAGGCGCTGGCGCCGCCGCCCGGCACCAAGCCGCCCGACGATCCCTCGCGCAACGTGATCCACCAGACTCCGCAGACGCCCGAGCTGCTGCTGCTGCGGGCCGAGCTGCGCATCCGCCAGCAGCGCTATCCCGAAGCCGAATCCGACGCGCTCGGAACAATGGCCTTGGTGCCCGCGACATCGTCGGCCGCCGACGTCGTGCAGCAATCGTCGAAGACGAAGAACGAAGCCGCCCCGCGCCAGCTGACGCAACGGATGATTCACGTCCACATGGCCGAGCTCTACGAAAACGCCGGCCGCGACGACAGCGCCAGGCAGCATCTGGAGGAGGCGCGCCGCCTGTGCCTCGAAGACCCCGATCTTGCCGCGCACGGAGACTGCGAGATCGAGCGCCAGGGGCTCGTTCGAATCCTCGTCGCGCGCGGCCAGTACGGGAAGGCGGAACCTCTCGTGCTCGCCGAAATTGCCGACATCCAGTCGCGCTTCGGTTCGTTCGACATCCGCCTTTCGGTCGCGTTCTGCGATGCGGCCCGCTTCTACGCGCGCCAGGGCAAATACGACCTTGCCGGTCCTCTTTACGCTCGCGGCCTCGACGTCTGGAAGAACTCTCGCGACCAGGCTTTCACCGACTATACGAACGCGCTGGTATCGGGGCAGCCGAGCCCTTTCGACCCCGAGTTCCTGCGTCCTCGTGCCGGTCATCTCGTGTTCGCGGCACCGTGCGGTCTCGAGGATCAGCCCGAGCTGCTGTTCAAGCTCGGCAAGCCCGAATCGGCGGCCGACGCAGCTGCCTATGAACAGCAGCTGTGGGCCGGCGACACCGAAGCGGGAGCTTCGGCGCAGAGCGCGCTCGATGCGCTCGAAGCCCGCGGAGGAGACGCGCTCGACATCGCGGCCGCACGCCACGCGGTGGCCTTCGTCGCGCTGAAGAAGCGCGAAAGCGATGCTGCCGAGCGTGAGCTTCGCGGTGTCGTCGACGCCTACACCGCGGCATGGCCGACGCTTCCTCTTTCCGAGCGACGCTATCGCTGCCAGGACTACCTGGCCGCCCTCGAGAGCCTGGTCGAGCTGCTTCGTTCGTCCAAGCGGTTCCCGGAGGCCGTGACTCTCGGACACACGGCTACCGAGGTGGCCTCGGCCACGCTCGATGCCTACGACTCGTTGCGTCTGGATACCTTGCTGTCGCTGGCCAAAACCTACCGGGAGATGAACGACGTCGACAATGCCGAAGCAGCGGCCGGCAATTACCTCGACGCGATCATTGCTGCCCGAGGCGACACTTCGCCGGACTATGCGTGGGCCCTTCGGACGATTTCGTTTGCATATCTGCTGAAAGACGAGATCGACGCTTCCGAGCGAATGGAGATGCAGGCCAAGGCGATCTGGGCTAAACAAAGCACCGTCGCACCGGCATTCTGA